Genomic DNA from Rana temporaria chromosome 1, aRanTem1.1, whole genome shotgun sequence:
aataaaataaaacccgactgctgacgcgcttcgcactgaaactagttcTTAGTCATAGCTCAATAGGCTATGACCAAGCACTAGTTTCCGTGCGAAGCGCGTCaaaagttgggttttattttattttgctgtgacttgtagtgctgtccttcttttaataaaggctacaatttgttcagagtgcggctgtccagagacaacttttgttcctgctttgctaagtgcattgcctgcacctgagttgtctgcaacggaggatattcatctgggttcccacctagagccgctactcccttttccctttAATAAATGTATGCTTACTATTTAAACTCGTTTACATAACCCAGCTTGTAATTTATAGTTAGTGGCACTTTTAACTGCtcctaatttttattattatttttttaggttttgtTTTTCCCAGAGGGAACAAATGGTAATGGACAAGTGTTACTGAAATTTAAGCCAGGTAAATAGAGGGCTAACCTTACAGTTGCCCCATGggagtacatactgtatattcactATGGTTACTTGTTCTGCAGGTGCCTTTGTGGCAGGAGTGCCTGTTCAGCCAGTACTAATGCGATATCCTAATAAACTGGTGAGTAACATTGCTTGGGTTAGTTGCCCTCtctcatcacttttttttttttcctcctatttTCAAGTATTAATTTAGATATCTACATATAAACAATTCAATGTtctatgtgggggaaaaaaaagcagttGTATATAATGGTAGGGCTTATGCAAAAATGTATTTGGTCTTTAAAGTGATATAAAAGTATTGTGTGCAgccaggatcctcctcttctctggtccctcactGGTGCTCCTCCcgcctgccgagtgccccccacAGTGAGCTGCTGCTATGTGTGTCCATTCATTCAAACATGGAGCTGCGGCTCAGCCCTGCCCTCTCGCTCTccccattggctcactgactttgagtgACGGCAGCAGGAGGAGCCAATCTTGCTATGGGAATATTTGGAAccatttctgtgtgtgtgtgtgtgtgtgtatgtatatatgtgtgtgtgagatatatatatatatatatatatatatatatatatatatatatatatatatatatatatatatatatatatatatatatatatatatatatatatatatatatatatatatatatatatataattataaaattagggctgtggaaataaaagattaattcctcgatttaatcataaaattattttttgatcgatcaaaattcttttgatcggtactagtggtgcaagggatcgtaaatgatccgctGCTgactcggccataggaaaggccgcggcttcggcctagcttccggagcggcggccatcttggttcacccggcagcggcctaggtgagcctagagcggcgcgctgacgtcatcacccggcctcaactgcttgtGTTCGGCCAGCTTCTCtagtaagactaagcaagcactcaTCTTCCTATACGGTGGGGGAGATGTGAACCATATTacaatggggagatgtctgtggatattacagtgggggaaaagtctgtggatataacagtggggGAAAAGTCtgtggatataacagtgggggagatgtctgtgtatattacagtgggggagaagtctgtgtatattacagtgggggagaagtctgtgtatattacagtgggggagatgtctgtgtatattacagtgggggagatgtctgtggatattacaatggggagatgtctgtggatattacagtgggggagatgtctgtgtatattacagtgggggagatgtctgtggatattacagtgggggagatgtctgtggttattacagtggggactatatatggtggtgatccgaaaaatgtatgtgcgttataattaatcaaaatttgtcgattaaaaatgttgtgttcgattaatcgtttttttttttctaaatccgtCACAGTACCGTATATATAACctaattttcaaatattttttaaattgcaaaAGCAGTATTTTTGTTCCTGTTAAGTACAATTTGGATGGAGTTTAAAGGTTTGGTATAAAATATAATTATCACTGCAGTGTTTATGTGGTAGTCAAGCTCCTtgaaataaaacataaagtgtagcgctaattataagtgggataaaggattgggtatattaataattaaccaatcattgaaaagtgtccgtatgaaacacattaaccacttaagccccggaccaatatgcagcctaaagacccaaggtgtttttacagttcgggactgcgtcgctttaacagacaattgcgcggtcgtgcgacgtggctcccaaacaaaattggcgtccttttttccccacaaatagagctttcttttggtggtatttgatcacatctgcggtttttagtttagtttagctgtaataaatatcccccaaaaacatatataaaaacattttttttcctcagtttaggccgatacgtattcttctacctatttttagtaaaaaaaatcgcaataagcgtttatcgattggtttgcgcaaaatttatagtgtttacaaaataggggatagttttattgcatttttattttttattttttttttactactaatggcggcgatcagcaatttttttcgtgactgcgacattatggcggacacttcggacaattttgacacatttttgggaccattgtcattttcacagcaaaaaatgcatttaaattgcattctttattgtgaaaatgacagttgcagtttgggagttaaccacaggtggcgctgtaggagttagggtgcacctagtatgtgtttacaactgtttgggggtgtggctgtaggaatgacgtcatcgatcgtgtcttccctataaagggaatgacgcgatcgatgcgccgccatagtgaaggacggggaagccgtgtttacacacggctctcctcgttcttcagctccggggagcgatcgcgacggagcggctataaacaaatagccgcgccgtggtcccggatcgctccccgagcggacccgaccgccgcatgtagcggggggggtcccgatcggaccccccacccgctaataggcgaggacgtacccatacgcccatgtgcctgtacgtgccatattgtggacgtatatgtacatgggctggtccttaagtggttaaagtagtccataaaaaactgtgaaaaaattaataataaatgaatcctcaaaattcagttcacagtggataaatgtgcaaaaaaaaacttcaataaagaaatggtaataaatcttcataggtaaaaaagatgtataaatccagcaccgaaatgaatggaggcttaccagaagctgtggacccagaataggcatatacctagtgggtcatttgcgctttaaagttgatgataccagcgaggaggtgaagtccaacacaggatcaggtgaaagtcggttcagaagcaccttgtattaggttgtagacttgggtccatatggaggttcagacactcaatacaacggaagttagaaaaaagaaggcaaaaatgcacatagtgtaaatccgtttaaaagtttacttgatagcaaaatcaaaaaatgggttacactcacattttcagcattagtaacaggcatgtaacaaagagcagtattgtcagcaaattcccgacatgtttcaatctAAACAATGATTGTTTagattgaaacatgtcgggaatttgctgacaatcacttttcaatgattggttaattattaatatacccaatcctttatcccacttataattagcgctacactttatgttttattttgtttgtttttcggaaTTGATCCATTCCGTGGTGTTGGCTGCATTTTATAAGTTTTTTTATAGTAGCGCAGTGTTTATCTATACTTCCAGTATAGTTATTTTCCACAAGCTCCTTGAAATACCTCCAATGATCTGGTCTTCTTGCTGCAAACCTTGTTGCCTCCAGATTTTGGTAATTGCTCCCTAGACTTCATTTGGAAAGAGATCTGATGATGTGCTTCAAAGAGATGAAACTACATTGGGCTGAAAAGTAAGGCTCTGTTTGCACATGTCCACATTTCACTATAAACATCCATCTATAGCAGTAAAACAAGTTTTGGTGAGCTGTAAGTGGAAAACGCCTTGTGTGCTGGCCAGTTATATCTAGTGGCCGTGGCTTTGCCCCATGCCTGGGGATGAAGGTGTGCTGAGCTGGAAAATTCAGGGCGAATATAGCAGCCTGTTAAAGACCAGCTGTACTCAAAAATATTTCAGCTTTGTGTGGTTGTTGATTATCTGAATCTCGTGTTGGCTTCTAATGTTTCTCTGTGAATCCACTTGTGAGAGGTcccaccaaaccccccccccccccccctctttgcttcttctcattttcataatttttttatatataatattaatttgGTTGATTTCTTTCTCAATATGCAGCCTGCAACAATTTGGACATGGAAAGGAAATGGCGTGTAAGtacactattttattttttccccttgctTTTCAGTGATTTTATTACACTGTATATTTATCATCTACCTTCTCCCTGATCATTTCACGTATTTCCAGAAGTGATACATTTTGCTGCAGTTGTCTCCACACAGATATGTTGATGTTATAGTCTTGTATGAATTTGCTGCTAAATGGATGGATTTTAGTTAAAGCTTTGATTTTTGgggatataatacaatatatactatattaccaaaggtattgggatgtctgcctttacacgcacatgaactttaatggcatcccagtcttagtccgtagggttcaatattgcgttggcccaccctttgcagctataacagcttcatctcttctgggaaggctccacaaggtttaggagtgtgtctatgggaatgtttgaccattcttccagaagcgcatttgggaggtcaggcactgatgtggatgagaaggcctggctcactgtctccgctctaattcatcccaaaggtgttctgttttAACAATAAATTGGAAGGTCTAAGTTCTGACACAAGCATAGTCTTGGCATTGTTATGTACTCATCTATGTCTTATCAAAATATGATCATGATTGATAAGTCAGCTTTGAAGATGGTTGACACATCAGGACCAGTcagcctaagagccggttcacacacaggcggcacgactttgggggcgactcagcaaggcgatctcaaggcgacttgagaggcaacttgcacaATGACTttagtattgaagtcaatgcaggtcgccccgagtcgcccccaaagtcgtacaggaacctttttctaagtcggagcgacttgcgtcgctcctattggaacggttccattgactactgtggaccgcgacttgtcaggcggctgagtcgcctgacaggtcgccccagtgtgaaacggcTCTAATAAATCtgttatttgttttgatgttgtgtttttttttttttttttcaatacatacACTTTATTTCTGCAGGTTAAAGGTCCTCTGGCTTACAATGTCCCAGTTTTACATTAACCTGGAGATAGAGGTAAGAAATATCTTATTTTTGCGTATAACAGCTACTTATTTTGTCTTTCTCTAAGCTGACTCTATCCATAGATGTAGATGCTTCaactaatttttatttattttagttcttGCCAGTTTACAATCCAAGTCCTGAAGAGAAATCCGATCCTGCATTATATGCCAGCAACATGCAGAAATTCATGGCAAAGTGAGTTGGGAGTAAAAGACTTGGTTGTGGCGAATACAAATGTGAACCCGGTGGACTTGACTTGGAATAAAAGTAACAATATACAAACACTGCTTGTTTTTTGTTAGCATTGCAGCACATCATAGCATTGCGATAATTGGGTAGAATATGAACATGGTGTTCgcaagcagaaaaaaacaccttATTGTCCATTGCATAATAAAGCCGCTCTTGGGCTTACAAGGCCGTTCTTTACCGAGCTTACAAAGCTGTTTGTTACTAAGCTTACAAGTCCATTCTTTACCAAGTTACAAGGTCGTTCTTTACTGTGCTTACAAATTTAAAACAGTTTTCCAGTGTTTGAGTTAAAACAGTGAGGGTGAAAATGAGATGGGTACATTTATAACAATCTCACCATTCTAATTGCCAATATGGTTTACCATCTGTATTTGATGCATGATGGAACTCCTTTCTGTGATTTTACTTTCAGAGCTCTTGGCAAACCAGCAACAGCATATGAGTTGATGGGCGATACACCAGTAACACCGTTGGGACACCTAAAAGTGCCACTGGACCCTAAATTTTGGGAACTGGGAAAAATCCTACGGAAGGCTGGGTGAGTGATGTCTGCACTGAAAAGTGTGTTGCCAGATAACACATTGCTTAGGATTTGACAGATTAAACTTGTATTAGACTGGGTGTATGCTTCAGAATGTCAATAGGTAAACTGGCCACAAAATAGTTTTGAAGTAGAAACCTGTATACAGTGTTTAAAAAATTAGATGTTACTAATTGGATTGGTAAGGCTGAATCAGTTGTAGAAGGTACCTTTTTAACCACCTGCCAACTGCTCGCAGTAAATATACTGCAAAAGGGCAGCAGGCACAGTCAGGTACATGTACGTGACCAGCCGCCGTCTGTGTTTGGGGTTCACGTGTGCATGCCCCCTGCCAACCCGTGCTGTGACTGGACAAAGCATGAGATTGGCAGCAGATTTAAGCCAATGATTTCAGCTGAAATCTgctgatcagccatgtccaatctctctcacacacacacacacacacacacacatacatacatacatacatacatacatatacacacacacacacacacacacacacacacacacacacacacacacacacacacagagttctGTTTACAAAAACATAGAACCCTGTACAGGGAACAGCGATCTAGCAGTTTCTCACACAGATTAATGATATGAGTATTGGATCATAGTGATGTCCTGATTGAACATAATTATAATTTTCCCTTGTCCTTCAAAGGTTCTCATTTGACAGTGTCCAGGGGTTGATTGATCTCTGTCTGGAGGGGGTATGTTCTCGTGTGGGACTAGAAGAACTGGCGGAGAAGCTGGGGCTCACCCAGACTGATGTAATTTCCAGAGTTTTCAGTTACTTTCCAAAGGTGAGATGCTTGATAAAGGGTTTAGTATTGCAGtgtgattaaaaaacaaaaaaacaaaaaaaataccctaTATGGTTTACCATTGAAAGTCATTTAGACATTAAAggttaagtttaaaaaaataaatgcacgttttttttttttttgctggtaaaaaaatttgcatttatttttttgttacaggagcctgtaaagcattgcaccagcaatcaGAAGATCACTAATGCTATGCATGTCCCCTGCAGACCTGTCAGTGTATCGGATTGCTTATACCTGTACGAGGAAGCCAATACAATCTGACgggaagactcaatgaactaccacagtgctcaCAACATTCATAACATGTTTCACCCTGCTGGTAGCAGTGGCAAGGCTGGGTCACATGGGTTTCACTTTGGTGCGCAAAGCACTTTCGGGTGTGATGTGCCACCCAAGCCTCATTTTGATAAATTCTGTAGGTCTGTAGATGCATCTGGCTGTGCCCGCTTTTGCAGGGTTGGACAGCTTGGAGAAATGGAAGAAGCCCTTTCATCCTGAATAATGAGGTATTGAAAACGGCAGAGCAGCTCCTACTGCATCAACACCCAAGACTGAAGGTGCAGTCTGTAAGTCCAGCCAGTGTGGAgggagtctcttttttttttttttgttattgcacTGTGTTGGTGGTCTGGGGGCGCAGTATGTTTTTGGCACTTTACCTTCCCAAAGGTTTAGGTAAATGGGAAGATCTTGTCTTGCCACTCCTGTTTTAGAGGCACCTAAGTCGGGAACTGGTCTCCAGTGCTTCATGGTCAAGCAGTCAAGGAaagccttaagccccatacacacggggtGAATATcggccggttaaaaaaaaaacgcacgtcattcggcccgtgtgtacgccTGGCCGTTTGGCCCGCTTCTGTCAGATGTGTATGCTAGAAAACAAGCAGCCGACTGGCTCCTGATTGGCGCTctaagccaatggcagagagcgcccGACCGTAATGTTCTGGCGGGGGGCCGTCCCCCTGTTGGAACACAACAGCTCACCAGGAGAAATCAATGTACCAATGTTGGCTTGTTGGTACAGTCGCTCTGACCAGAGCGGACTGTTTTTTCCGTTCAACCTGCCGGAttgaacagaaaacaaaaacaaaataatagttTGTGCCTGGTTTTATCTACACCAATTCTGTTTTATTGTTCTTTAGGCACAGGAAATGGTATTTGTTGCCTTACACGTGTTTGATACATCACATGTAACGCTCAGTCTGTTTTGTAAAGCTGTCTGGTCAGTGTATTGTTTGGCATGCGAAGAGTTCCCATTTTGTGGAGATGTTACCTGTTCTCTTGGGAGTAGGACTCggtctgttatgccgcgtacacacggtcggatttctgACCGGGCAAaactctgtcggaatttccgacgtaaaaaatagagaacttgctctctatctaagtgggatgaggcatacacatggtcggaatatctgatgaaaagctcccatctgactttttccatcggaaattccgaccgcgtgtatgcggtATTAGCCTTGCAACCACTCACACCCAAATCCTTTTGTATTCGTGCTTGGAAGATGTGATATCCAGGGAAGAATAGCAGGCTTCTCTGTCGTATTTCAGATCAGACCTGCCATTCTTTCCGCATAGACTAGCAGCCCTTCGCTCTGCTCTGGCACAATTCCTTTTCGGGTTTGGAGAGTTGCCCTTTTTCCAATTTTGGGAAAGGTTCCAGGGAGTTTTCTCAAATGTTTACACCATTTACTGAGCACTCTTTGTTTGCAATCACTTCTTCCATCTGGTGGATTTCTGTATTCTGTGGGCATATTGCTGTCCTCTCGCAGGTCCCCATCTTGCCTGTGCATTATTGCTACTTGAGTTTTACTGTGGGCCCACAAGTTGGTTGCCCTTCCCTTTGGTCTGTCCACTGTGCCTTGAGTATTCTTAAAGCTGCTAGCCCCTGTGCTGTTATGTTcacagggtattttttttttttttttactgacgggAACAATCAATTTAGAACCTGTCAGCCAAGGTCCAAAAGATGTTTTAGACTTTTAGTTGTTTTGGTTAGTTCTTGGACCCTTAGGAAGTCATCTCTAGATCTGACTTTTTGTGGGCGTATCTAGATCTTTTTCCAGATGCTGCTTAATCCagagtttttttcttcttcaagaCAAATGTTGGGACTCTCTGCTCCCATGTTTGGACTTTGTAGTCCAGGAGTTGCCCAACTCTGTGCTTTTGCATGAGAGTTCTAGGCTTGATGGTGACCTCCTCAAAGTGGTATAATATACTCAGTTCTGAGCAGAACACTCCGGACTGCTACAATTCAACTTTTTGGCTTTGTGGAACCAGATGAGGTCTCCAAATGCACAGTTTCACCTGTCTCACAGGGCCAGGTTGGCTCACCATTCATTTCATTAGCTATAATTAAGCACCAGATgtaggtgtgaaacgcgtcagcttatcCTTGTAGTTTACCTCTGTTTGCTGTATTGATCATGGTTATTAATCAATAAAAGAGATTGCATTGGAGTGTGgccatacaactttttttttctcttcctatgTTCCTGTTTGCAGTAGAGCTGCACCCATCTACATATAGAGGCAGTGGAGCAGCAGGGCAGGTGATGTAATCCAGGAGCGGTGCTATCATACGTTTATGTGTTCAGACTCTTGGTTGTCTTGGTCCGTTATTGGACCCTTAGGAAGTCCTCTCTGGATCTGATTCATCGTGGGCGTAACTAGGTCTTCTAGATGCTGCTCAATCCAGAGTTATTTTTCTAGGCTTCACGGTGACCTCCTCAAAGTGGTATAATATACTCAGTTCTGAACATAACACTCCGGACTGCTACAATTCAACATTCAGGCTTTGTGGAGCCAGATACTACAGTCTCTAAAGCCACAGTTTCACCTCTCTCCCAGGACCAGGTTGGCTCACCATTTCAGTAGTTGGGGTGGGTTTAACTGTTCAGTTTGTGCTTCCTGTACAGTAAGCAATCTTTCCTGGTCTTTaaactaaagccggccatacacggttcgaaatttaaaagaattttctttcgaaaatcaaataaaaaaaaaattgtacgaattttgcaccattagtgggctgcagcaacagccgatttttgtgctgcaatcaaatttgaggaatcggacatgctggaaattttttgaaaacagaacgattttctaatcaatgatgggagaatcgtgcgagaaatgtaatagaaaaagaaaattcccatagagaaaagaatattcccggccacgaaaattcttatctgtagcaacatgaaggtttggtcggccgaatttcgaaaatcaatggtgacaTCATCGTATCacaaaaaacgaactttctgattttgaaaataaaatttgttcgaaattcgaccgtgtatggtcTGCTTAAATGTAATGAAATCACCCTGTATTATTATATATGCAGATGATTATGTCATTTAAAAGATCGGTTCAttggcatttaaaaaatgtatggaaATATTCACCAAAAGCCAGTACAGTTTCTctgaaaagagaaaaataaatcaaAGGGAAGTTTGTGAAAAAGATAAGAGGTCATATACTAACCTCTCTGGTGGCGCGTGTCTTCTACCTCCTGCTGCAGCCTCAATTGGTCTCTCTGGTATTCTAAACTTACAGGGGTGTCAGATGCCTGTATCTCCTGCTGTGTGCTGGCGCCTTCTTCTTCTGACATCTCTGCTAAATTATGCAGTGAGGGAGAGGTCAGAAGAAGGGACCAGCACACAGTGGGAGACACCGTCATCCAACACTACCAAAAGTATTGTTTGTCGAGGTAGGATTCATGGGCAATTGGAAAGGTGAGTACACTTCCTCTTCTCTTGTAGGAAACTGGCCTTTTGATTTGAAACCCGACGGGTCTCTTTTAGTAAACCATTTTCAGACTTTTAATAGTGGATGTGTGTAATGATCTGTCTGCCACTAGGATGCCAGTGGAATGATTGATTTTCGGGAAGTTTCGCTGGTTCTAGCTGCCCAGGATGCTACACGTTCTGCAGAGGAGTTGGCAAAGTTGGCATTTGATGTAAGTGATGCTACTCAAAATTGATTAAACAATTATTTATCTGGAAATCTGGTGTCTGTTGCAGAATGCAGCAATTTATTTTCCGCAATGTTCAATTTCTTCTGTCTATTGCAGCTGTTTTCTACCTGTGATGCTGATGGCTGTTTTCTACTGTCAGCTGAAGGCTTTTCCTCCATTCTGCGCTCACTTGTGGGTTCTCCTCCTGCAGAAAGTGGCAAAGTATATGCTGAGCTATGCCCTCGTGAAACTCAAGGACTTGATCGAGGTAAGATGACCTCTTGTGTACGCATCCCAGGAAAGTGGAGCTCCTGATTATAATAGCCAGTTGGCTGCTTATGTTCAGTTTGTAATCTGCATCTGTCTGTCCCTGGAATACTTGCAATGGGGAGTTCAGTTTGCTGTAATAATTTAGATGGGTTATTAAGAAATTATATAATCTGGTATCTGCTCTCATTGATAACTCATCTGATGGGTTTTGTAACAGTGGCAAGTGATAGAAATGATTCTATTTCAATTGTTATTAAaatttttccttaaagcgggggttcaccctataaacccccaaaaaaaaattttttttccctctaccataaaatcaggcattgtagcgcgagctacagtatgcctgtcccgatttttttttttatccccatactcaccttgtactcgtacatcgaagataccgactcccctcggggaatgggcgtgcctatggagacggaggatgattgacggccggctctggcccgtcacgcttctccggaaatagccgaaataggcttggctctttacggcgcctgcgcatagcctgtgcgcaggcgccgtgaagagccgagacctactccggctgtcttcggggagagtgacgtgccagggccggccgtcaatcatcctccctctccataggcacgcccattccccgcgggagccgaaatctttaatgtacgagtacacagtgagtacgggggtaaaaaaatcgggacaggcacactgtagctcgtgctacaatgcctgtctcgatggaaaaatcatgtcagtgagggtgaactaccgctttaaggtttaTACATTTTGTCTATCTGCCTTCTGGCCGACACTAACTGGCTTGAGATGTCTTATCTATACATGGTGGGGTGCTCCACGGTTTCTCTCCTATGGAGGAAACAAACTGTTTGCTTAAATCATAAAAAGTTCTGTCCTGGGACTTGGAGGGAGCTTTAATGCTTTAGagcttcaggtaaaaaaaaaaaagcctcctgTCCTAGGTCCATGTTTTTCCTGTTAGCAAGGTGCCCTGTGGACAAGAAAATATAGGCCTTTTTATATCTCAGCTGACTTGCAGGCTCTCTCTCCCACTCTTTCTGTTGTGAGAGCCTGCTGCTGGGTAAAAAGGCTGACTACTGACAGAACACTAAACAAGTGTTGAATGTTGGTTTTGGGGAACCCATTAGGGAGGGCTGGGGGGCTGCGTAGACAGCGGTGGCTAAGGAGTTTCCAGCTTTCTGCTCAGcgagctctgagaactgagcaatcggcCGTGTTTGATCGCTCGTTTCTCAGTCTTAAATCCGGGTCGGACAGAagcagcatcggaccgatgctatatccacctaggtaagtatgattctgaaaAGCAAAATATTCTCATACTTTTAAGctgtcaaaatttttttttttttttttttttacaataggaGATGTGTTCCACCTGTTGGCCtgatacattttaaatattattattaaaaatacattttttgctatttaaaaaatatagaagTTATTGGCTGACTAGAAAGACTGTAGTACAAGCATGCAGGTCTAGTTTTCTTGCAATATCTTGTATCTTGCCTGAGGAAGAGGCCATCATGCATTAAAAGCTTGCAGTACAATCTATTTAGTTAGCTAATACATGTTattaccttaaagaggagtttcagGCTTCATCAGAAAAaatgaagtcagcagctacaaatacctgtagctgctgacttttaatatcgggtCACTTACCTGTCAAGGGATCCAGCAGTGTCTTCACCTCCGCCCATTTTTCAAAagactctcgggtgctgccgccgccatttctTACAGCGCATGTGCAaggcactttgtgaatggcccggtGGCGGGGAAGGGGGGACATACTTCCAGATGACTTTGCCACGGCGAGAttacccagaagtgggagcgggtacctgtcaaaacaaaCGAGCAAAGCTTCCTTTTTtggatggagctccgctttaaatacaaaaattctaCTTTTGTTGATGGCTTAGCATGGTACAAC
This window encodes:
- the LPCAT4 gene encoding lysophospholipid acyltransferase LPCAT4 → MSGDHVPEHGDPTEEQDVEVTPFNPFLHEFHPEGFWQKFRFYVLGPILFPLRFLMAAIFLFLMWPIAALRVSGMNEEELSRSIRHRRTILHHLIYALSRTMFFMCGFHWITIRGRRASSSEAPLLVVAPHSTFFDPIVTVVCDLPSVVSRVENLNIPVIGALLRFNQSIMVSRHDPASRKKVVEEVKRRATSRGEWPQVLFFPEGTNGNGQVLLKFKPGAFVAGVPVQPVLMRYPNKLPATIWTWKGNGVLKVLWLTMSQFYINLEIEFLPVYNPSPEEKSDPALYASNMQKFMAKALGKPATAYELMGDTPVTPLGHLKVPLDPKFWELGKILRKAGFSFDSVQGLIDLCLEGVCSRVGLEELAEKLGLTQTDVISRVFSYFPKDASGMIDFREVSLVLAAQDATRSAEELAKLAFDLFSTCDADGCFLLSAEGFSSILRSLVGSPPAESGKVYAELCPRETQGLDRDGFLRFAVRHPCYRHLFLFYLRPPASGRKKPRVQQNGSCSGKPTPANQFKSD